One Diospyros lotus cultivar Yz01 chromosome 1, ASM1463336v1, whole genome shotgun sequence genomic window carries:
- the LOC127790368 gene encoding probable protein phosphatase 2C 26 isoform X3, translating to MLEGNGVLKIANLGDCGLRVIRRGQIIFSTSPQEHYFDCPYQLSSEVAGQTYLDAMISSIQLLEGDTVVMGSDGLFDNVFNHEITSTLARYGDIAEAAKALANLAHNHSTDSKYDSPYSLEARTMGYDVPWWKKMLGMKLTGGKLDDITVIVGQVVGSSNTSIC from the exons ATGCTAGAAGGGAATGGTGTTCTGAAGATCGCCAATCTTGGAGATTGTGGACTGCGGGTTATTCGTAGAG GTCAAATCATATTTTCCACATCTCCACAAGAACATTATTTTGATTGCCCGTACCAATTGAGCTCAGAGGTAGCTGGTCAAACATACCTAGATGCCATG ATTAGCAGCATCCAGTTATTGGAAGGAGACACTGTTGTGATGGGCTCTGACGGGCTTTTTGATAATGTTTTCAACCATGAAATAACTTCAACATTGGCCAGATACGGTGATATTGCTGAAGCCG CGAAGGCATTAGCTAACCTGGCTCACAATCATTCGACGGATTCCAAATATGATTCACCTTATTCCCTGGAGGCTAGAACCATG GGTTATGATGTTCCTTGGTGGAAAAAAATGCTAGGGATGAAGCTCACAG GTGGAAAGCTTGATGATATCACCGTGATTGTTGGCCAGGTAGTGGGCTCATCAAACACTAGCATCTGTTAG